One genomic segment of Blattabacterium sp. (Blaberus giganteus) includes these proteins:
- the menB gene encoding 1,4-dihydroxy-2-naphthoyl-CoA synthase — protein MNYTIDWTPIKKYEDILFFFGEGISKIEINRPWCHNAFRVETVNEMIDAINICSNRSDIDVLIITGSGNKSFCSGGDQTTRGMGGYLDKDGVPRLNILDFYKRIREIPKPVIAMVNGYAVGGGHVLHVVCDLTIASDNAIFSQVGPKVGSFDGGFGCSYLARHIGQKKTREMWFLCKKYTAKEALEMGLINKVVKKKELEKETIEWCRIIQKRSPMSLRMIKRSLNAELDGQHGLMQLTGDATLMFYLMEESQEGKKAFLEKRSPNFKKFTKFL, from the coding sequence ATGAATTATACTATAGATTGGACTCCTATTAAAAAATATGAAGATATTTTATTTTTTTTCGGAGAAGGTATTTCTAAAATAGAGATTAATAGGCCATGGTGTCATAATGCATTTCGTGTAGAAACAGTTAATGAAATGATAGATGCTATAAATATATGTAGCAATAGAAGTGATATAGATGTATTGATTATAACTGGGTCTGGAAATAAATCTTTTTGTTCTGGTGGAGATCAAACCACAAGAGGAATGGGTGGGTATTTAGATAAAGATGGAGTTCCAAGATTAAATATTTTAGATTTTTATAAAAGAATAAGAGAAATCCCTAAACCAGTTATTGCTATGGTTAATGGATATGCAGTAGGAGGAGGTCATGTTTTGCATGTTGTTTGCGATTTAACTATAGCTTCTGATAATGCTATTTTTAGTCAAGTTGGGCCAAAAGTTGGGTCTTTTGATGGAGGATTTGGATGTTCATATTTAGCTCGTCATATTGGACAAAAAAAAACACGAGAAATGTGGTTTTTATGTAAAAAATATACTGCTAAAGAAGCTTTAGAAATGGGATTAATTAATAAAGTTGTAAAAAAAAAAGAATTGGAAAAAGAAACCATAGAGTGGTGTCGAATTATACAAAAAAGAAGTCCTATGTCTTTAAGGATGATAAAACGTAGTTTAAACGCTGAGTTGGATGGACAACATGGATTAATGCAGTTGACAGGAGATGCTACTTTAATGTTTTATTTAATGGAAGAATCTCAAGAAGGAAAAAAAGCTTTTTTAGAAAAAAGATCTCCAAATTTTAAAAAATTTACAAAATTTTTATGA
- the rplQ gene encoding 50S ribosomal protein L17: MNHRNKNNPLGRKCGHRKSLLSNMATSLIKKKRIFTTLAKAKALRKYIEPIITKSKVNTIHSRRNIFSYLKDKTAVSELFKDIFEKVRKRPGGYTRIIKIGFRFGDQAPLSLIELVDFNEIYTSKKEVKSVRRIRRSNSRRKIDKKKVNNEKN; the protein is encoded by the coding sequence ATGAATCATAGAAATAAAAATAATCCTTTGGGAAGGAAATGTGGACATCGTAAATCTCTTCTTTCCAATATGGCTACTTCTCTTATAAAAAAGAAAAGAATTTTTACTACTTTAGCTAAAGCTAAAGCTTTAAGAAAATATATAGAACCTATTATTACAAAATCAAAAGTTAATACAATTCATTCCAGAAGAAATATTTTTTCGTATTTAAAAGATAAGACCGCAGTGTCAGAATTATTTAAAGATATTTTTGAAAAAGTACGTAAACGTCCTGGTGGATATACTAGAATAATAAAGATTGGATTTCGTTTTGGAGATCAAGCTCCTCTATCTCTCATAGAACTAGTGGATTTCAATGAGATTTATACTTCTAAAAAAGAAGTAAAATCTGTAAGACGGATAAGACGGAGTAATAGCAGGAGAAAAATAGATAAAAAAAAAGTGAACAATGAGAAAAATTAA
- a CDS encoding DNA-directed RNA polymerase subunit alpha, translated as MAILDFVKPDRITISEFSDNKGIFCLKPLEPGYGITLGNALRRVLLGSLKGFAVTSIRIKGVKYEFSTIKGVLEDVTEIVLNFKKIRFKQKISGTCKEIVHAYINHGKQVTGKILNKFISGFKILNDDLVICNKDELIPLEISFTIEEGRGYVPAEENKKNNDDSIEIIPIDSIYTPIKNVKYTIENCRVGQKTDFENLSLEIKTDGSISPKSALMEASQILIKYFSIFSQEKIGEKKQEKTNKDKKYNEEFLRMQTLLKSKLSDMDLSVRTKNCLKFASITTIADLVNCGRNDMLKMRNFGKKSLEELEKKMKEKGLYFGMNIEEYKLKES; from the coding sequence ATGGCTATTCTAGATTTTGTAAAACCTGATAGAATTACAATATCTGAATTTTCAGATAATAAAGGTATTTTTTGTTTGAAACCTTTAGAACCTGGATATGGGATTACATTGGGAAATGCGTTAAGAAGAGTTTTATTGGGCTCTTTAAAAGGATTTGCAGTTACTTCTATTAGAATTAAAGGGGTAAAATATGAATTTTCTACTATAAAAGGAGTTCTTGAAGATGTTACCGAAATTGTTTTAAATTTCAAAAAAATCCGTTTTAAACAAAAAATATCAGGAACTTGTAAAGAAATAGTTCACGCTTATATAAATCATGGAAAACAAGTAACAGGAAAAATTTTAAATAAATTTATTTCTGGATTTAAGATCTTAAACGATGATTTAGTTATTTGCAATAAAGATGAATTGATCCCTTTAGAAATAAGTTTTACAATTGAAGAAGGAAGAGGTTATGTTCCTGCAGAAGAAAATAAAAAAAATAATGATGATTCAATTGAAATAATCCCTATAGATTCTATCTATACTCCTATTAAAAATGTAAAATACACAATAGAAAATTGTCGTGTAGGACAAAAAACTGATTTTGAAAATCTATCATTGGAAATTAAAACAGATGGATCTATAAGTCCAAAATCAGCTTTGATGGAGGCTTCTCAAATATTAATTAAGTATTTTTCTATTTTTTCACAAGAAAAAATAGGTGAAAAAAAACAAGAAAAAACTAATAAGGATAAAAAATATAATGAAGAATTTTTGCGAATGCAAACATTATTAAAATCAAAATTAAGTGATATGGATTTATCTGTTCGTACAAAAAATTGCTTAAAGTTTGCTTCTATAACTACTATAGCAGATTTAGTAAATTGTGGTAGAAATGATATGTTAAAAATGAGAAATTTTGGTAAGAAATCTCTAGAGGAATTAGAGAAAAAAATGAAGGAAAAAGGATTATATTTTGGAATGAATATAGAAGAATATAAATTGAAGGAATCATAA
- the eno gene encoding phosphopyruvate hydratase: protein MRKIKSIQARQILDSRGNPTVEVDVITENNILGRASVPSGASKGKNEAFELRDNKENIFFGKGVLKAVQNVNEIIAPELIGKSVLNQIYIDKLMLELDGTKNKKRLGSNAILAISLATAKAASNELNVPLYKYIGGIYTCFLPIPLINIINGGKHSNASSIVFQEFMIVPVKANTFGEAIQMAHKVFFQLKNILNEKGFSTNVGDEGGFSPNSKNGIEDVLDHILEAIHMANYEPYDQIAIAIDCAASEFYENNQYDYSKFEKSGKKTKDLIKSKEEHIHYLSYLIKKYPIISIEDGMDQNDWEGWKLLTHEIGDKVQLVGDDLFVTQVNRLNKGIEKKVANSILIKVNQVGTLTETIETINVAKKNKYKNIISHRSGDTEDSFISDLSVAFNIEQIKIGSLCRSERTSKYNQLLRIESALGENSFYSKWNY from the coding sequence ATGAGAAAAATTAAAAGTATTCAAGCTAGACAAATATTAGATTCTAGAGGAAATCCTACTGTGGAAGTAGATGTAATAACAGAAAATAATATATTAGGACGTGCTTCTGTTCCATCTGGAGCATCAAAAGGAAAAAATGAAGCTTTTGAATTACGTGATAATAAAGAAAATATTTTTTTCGGAAAAGGTGTTTTAAAAGCGGTTCAAAATGTTAATGAGATTATTGCTCCTGAATTAATTGGAAAATCAGTTTTAAATCAAATTTACATCGATAAATTAATGTTAGAATTAGATGGAACAAAAAATAAAAAAAGACTAGGATCTAATGCTATTTTAGCTATATCGTTAGCAACAGCGAAAGCCGCTTCTAATGAATTAAACGTTCCTCTTTATAAATATATAGGAGGAATCTATACCTGTTTTCTTCCTATTCCTTTGATAAATATTATAAATGGAGGAAAACATTCAAATGCTTCTTCTATAGTTTTTCAAGAATTTATGATAGTTCCTGTTAAAGCAAACACTTTTGGAGAAGCGATTCAAATGGCGCATAAAGTATTTTTTCAATTAAAAAACATTTTAAATGAAAAAGGGTTTTCTACAAATGTAGGTGACGAAGGAGGTTTTTCTCCTAATTCAAAAAATGGAATTGAAGATGTTTTAGATCATATACTAGAAGCTATACATATGGCAAATTATGAACCTTATGATCAAATAGCAATAGCTATAGATTGTGCTGCATCTGAATTTTATGAAAATAATCAATATGATTATTCAAAATTTGAAAAATCAGGAAAAAAAACAAAAGATTTGATAAAATCAAAAGAAGAACATATTCATTATTTATCTTATTTAATCAAAAAATATCCAATTATATCTATTGAAGATGGTATGGATCAAAATGATTGGGAAGGATGGAAATTGTTAACTCATGAGATAGGAGATAAAGTTCAATTAGTTGGAGATGATCTTTTCGTTACACAAGTAAATAGATTAAATAAAGGAATAGAAAAAAAAGTAGCAAACTCTATTTTAATTAAAGTAAATCAAGTGGGAACACTAACAGAAACGATTGAAACAATAAATGTAGCTAAAAAAAATAAGTATAAAAATATTATTTCTCATCGTTCTGGAGATACTGAAGATTCTTTCATTTCTGATCTTTCTGTTGCGTTTAATATTGAACAAATAAAAATAGGCTCTTTATGTCGTTCTGAACGAACTTCAAAATATAATCAATTATTACGTATTGAGAGTGCTCTTGGAGAAAATTCATTTTATTCAAAATGGAATTATTAA
- the nhaD gene encoding sodium:proton antiporter NhaD produces MVILIFIFGYLLITLESFFSVNKVITSILMASICWSLIIYFNIPVYEYDQHLIIKKNPKYLLLFHLGRASEIVFFLIGAMSIIAVIEKYSGFEALKELLCTSKNTKRKFLWIISIVSFLLSAIIDNLTATMVLISLLRKTIYNYKDRLYYLGLVIISANAGGVWSPIGDITTTMLWISNKVTTIYLIKKIFIPSILCMVISTLIASYMSIFNGNIQIKKNDLSRDSINRGFFMLKIGLFLMLLVPIFKTIIGIPPYMGIMFSLGIILLITSKKYKSKSIIDDTLKKIDISSVLFFLGILLSVSSLESMGKLYRLSHWINETVYTWKITTFLFGLISSIIDNVPLVAATIAMFSYSINHDLWHFIAYVSGTGGSIFLIGSAAGVAAMSMEKIDFFWYLKKISWIALIGYISGFIYLLIYPFFSL; encoded by the coding sequence ATGGTAATTTTAATTTTTATCTTTGGATATTTATTAATTACTCTTGAGAGTTTTTTCTCTGTAAATAAAGTTATTACATCTATTTTGATGGCTTCTATTTGTTGGTCTTTAATTATATACTTTAATATTCCAGTCTATGAGTATGATCAACATTTAATTATAAAAAAAAATCCTAAATATTTATTATTATTTCATCTGGGAAGAGCATCGGAAATTGTTTTTTTTCTTATTGGAGCTATGTCTATTATTGCTGTCATTGAAAAATATTCTGGATTTGAAGCTTTAAAAGAATTACTTTGTACAAGTAAAAATACAAAACGTAAATTTTTATGGATCATAAGTATAGTTTCTTTTTTATTATCTGCTATAATAGATAATCTTACGGCTACTATGGTTTTGATTTCTCTTTTGAGAAAAACAATTTACAATTATAAAGATCGTTTATATTATTTGGGACTAGTTATTATATCTGCTAATGCAGGAGGAGTTTGGTCTCCAATTGGAGATATAACTACAACTATGTTATGGATTTCTAATAAAGTAACTACAATTTATCTTATAAAAAAAATATTTATACCATCTATATTGTGTATGGTTATTTCTACTTTAATTGCTTCTTATATGTCTATTTTTAATGGAAATATTCAAATCAAAAAAAATGATCTCTCAAGAGATTCGATAAATAGAGGTTTTTTTATGTTAAAAATAGGTTTATTTCTAATGTTACTTGTCCCAATTTTTAAAACTATAATAGGAATTCCTCCATACATGGGAATAATGTTTTCTTTAGGAATTATACTTCTTATAACATCTAAGAAATATAAATCAAAATCTATTATAGATGATACATTAAAAAAAATAGATATATCTAGTGTTTTATTTTTTTTGGGTATTTTACTTTCTGTTTCCTCTCTGGAATCTATGGGAAAATTATATAGATTATCTCATTGGATAAATGAAACTGTTTATACATGGAAAATTACAACTTTTTTATTTGGATTAATTTCTTCTATTATAGATAATGTTCCTTTAGTAGCTGCTACCATAGCTATGTTTTCTTATTCGATTAATCATGATTTATGGCATTTTATAGCTTATGTTTCTGGAACAGGAGGAAGCATTTTTCTTATAGGATCTGCTGCAGGTGTGGCAGCTATGAGCATGGAAAAGATTGATTTTTTTTGGTATTTAAAAAAAATTAGTTGGATTGCTTTAATCGGATATATATCTGGCTTTATTTATTTATTAATTTATCCATTTTTTTCTTTGTAA